The following are from one region of the Sandaracinus amylolyticus genome:
- a CDS encoding chloride channel protein, whose product MVDSFELQRLLDRARERVVAITLRFAPSEPQRLFGLTIAIGAICGLVAVAFHEAIQLAQELLIERVVRSGATTRWWWMAVAITPAVGGLIAGLLLHYVVPSAAGSGVPQVKAAYSIDSGKGVRLRDALGKLVVCTIQIGTGASLGREGPTVQICAGIATSLGRWLALSPANLRKLIPVGSAAGIAAAFNAPIAAVTFTIEEVVGTLDQTVLSGVVVAAALAAVVEHSILGESPVLHAPVGAGLHHASSLPFYALLGVGAGVVAIAFGDLLLLERERAKRSRLPAPLKPAIGGLLTGALVVLAMVAVSESGVAGGGYATLSRALAGALPLHALAILVVLKIAGTVSSYSSGGAGGIFAPSLFVGAMLGGLVGSLDVLALDHVPSQELTSFALVGMGALFAGLIRAPITSVLIIFEMTHGYGLVLPLMIANSVAYLIARRFRPTPIYEALLAQDGIKLPHGTTSRGSLASLVVSGAMTRDIVTIPAATGARDAARITASHGHGTYPVLDDDGRFVGLLSEARLQRSLAEKEDARPVREIAKHRDYCVPDETLLRAVTRMTRLGVRQLPVLERGSHRLVGMLAMSDVMRAQMRAEDDGGEASSTDRLTLEALPPMSPRDHGAPHS is encoded by the coding sequence ATGGTCGATTCGTTTGAGCTCCAACGATTGTTGGATCGCGCCCGTGAGCGAGTGGTCGCGATCACGCTACGGTTCGCGCCGAGCGAGCCCCAGCGTCTCTTCGGCCTGACGATCGCGATCGGGGCGATATGTGGGCTCGTCGCGGTCGCGTTCCACGAGGCGATCCAGCTCGCGCAGGAGCTCCTCATCGAGCGCGTGGTGCGTAGTGGCGCGACGACGCGGTGGTGGTGGATGGCGGTCGCGATCACGCCGGCGGTCGGCGGGCTGATCGCGGGGCTGCTCCTGCACTACGTCGTGCCGAGCGCGGCGGGCAGCGGCGTGCCGCAGGTCAAGGCGGCGTACTCGATCGATTCGGGCAAGGGCGTGCGGCTGCGCGATGCGCTCGGCAAGCTCGTCGTGTGCACGATCCAGATCGGCACCGGTGCATCGCTCGGTCGCGAAGGGCCGACCGTGCAGATCTGCGCGGGGATCGCGACGAGCCTGGGCCGATGGCTGGCACTCTCTCCCGCGAACCTGCGCAAGCTGATCCCGGTGGGCTCGGCGGCGGGGATCGCGGCGGCGTTCAACGCGCCGATCGCGGCCGTGACGTTCACCATCGAGGAGGTCGTCGGTACGCTCGATCAGACCGTGCTCTCGGGTGTGGTCGTTGCAGCAGCCCTCGCCGCGGTCGTCGAGCACTCGATCCTCGGAGAGAGTCCGGTGCTGCACGCACCCGTCGGCGCAGGTCTGCACCACGCGTCGTCGCTCCCGTTCTACGCGCTGCTCGGAGTGGGCGCGGGCGTGGTCGCGATCGCGTTCGGCGATCTACTGCTGCTCGAGCGTGAGCGAGCGAAGCGCTCGCGACTGCCCGCGCCGCTCAAGCCGGCGATCGGCGGGCTGCTGACGGGCGCGCTCGTCGTGCTCGCGATGGTCGCGGTGTCCGAGAGCGGCGTCGCGGGTGGCGGCTACGCGACGCTCTCGCGCGCGCTCGCGGGCGCGCTCCCGCTGCACGCGCTCGCGATCCTCGTGGTGCTCAAGATCGCAGGGACGGTCTCTTCGTACTCGAGCGGCGGCGCAGGAGGCATCTTCGCGCCCTCGCTCTTCGTCGGCGCAATGCTCGGGGGCCTCGTCGGGAGCCTCGACGTGCTCGCGCTCGACCACGTGCCGTCACAAGAGCTCACGTCCTTCGCGCTCGTGGGAATGGGCGCACTCTTCGCGGGGCTCATCCGCGCGCCGATCACGTCGGTGCTCATCATCTTCGAGATGACGCACGGCTACGGCCTGGTGCTACCGCTGATGATCGCGAACAGCGTCGCGTACCTGATCGCGCGCCGGTTCCGTCCGACGCCGATCTACGAGGCGCTCCTCGCGCAGGACGGCATCAAGCTGCCCCACGGGACGACGTCGCGCGGGTCCCTCGCGTCGCTCGTGGTCTCCGGCGCGATGACCCGCGACATCGTGACGATCCCCGCCGCGACGGGCGCGCGCGACGCCGCACGGATCACCGCGAGCCACGGACACGGGACCTATCCGGTCCTCGACGACGACGGACGCTTCGTCGGGCTGCTCAGCGAGGCGCGCCTGCAGCGCTCGCTCGCGGAGAAGGAGGACGCGCGACCGGTGCGCGAGATCGCGAAGCACCGCGACTATTGCGTGCCCGACGAGACGCTGCTGCGCGCGGTGACGCGCATGACGCGCCTCGGCGTGCGGCAGCTGCCGGTGCTGGAGCGTGGGTCCCACCGGCTCGTGGGCATGCTCGCCATGAGCGACGTGATGCGCGCCCAGATGCGTGCGGAGGACGACGGCGGCGAGGCGAGCTCGACGGATCGACTGACGCTCGAGGCGCTCCCGCCGATGAGTCCGCGCGATCACGGCGCTCCCCACAGCTAG
- a CDS encoding dihydrofolate reductase family protein, with protein sequence MGLLTFSMNVTLDGCVDHQEGIVDDETHAFFTRLMDEGGAMLWGRVTYEMMESYWPSVARGDVEAPPAMRDWAVKLETKPKYVVSSTRKDFPWTNSHHIAGDLRSGVQKLKDATPAGVLLGSGKLATELDRLDLIDEYKFLVHPRIAGHGPTLYQSGLPSTRRLELVSAKPLRSGVVAMHYRRGR encoded by the coding sequence ATGGGACTCTTGACCTTCAGCATGAACGTCACCCTGGACGGCTGCGTCGACCACCAGGAGGGAATCGTCGACGACGAGACACACGCCTTCTTCACCCGCCTCATGGACGAGGGCGGGGCGATGCTGTGGGGCCGCGTCACCTACGAGATGATGGAGAGCTACTGGCCGTCGGTCGCCCGCGGCGACGTGGAGGCGCCGCCGGCGATGCGCGACTGGGCGGTCAAGCTGGAGACCAAGCCGAAGTACGTGGTGTCGTCGACGCGAAAGGACTTCCCGTGGACCAACAGCCACCACATCGCCGGCGACCTGCGCTCGGGCGTGCAGAAGCTCAAGGACGCGACCCCGGCCGGTGTGCTCCTCGGCAGCGGCAAGCTCGCGACCGAGCTGGACCGGCTGGATCTGATCGACGAGTACAAGTTCCTCGTCCACCCCAGGATCGCCGGCCACGGCCCGACCCTGTACCAGAGCGGGCTGCCCAGCACGCGACGCCTCGAGCTGGTCTCGGCGAAGCCGCTCCGCAGCGGCGTGGTCGCCATGCACTACCGGCGCGGGCGCTGA
- a CDS encoding VOC family protein, with protein sequence MDDDRGDLPAPAEGFVLTHFLTVRDVARSRRFYSEVLGGKVVLDENPCIVKLANGWIIMNPGGGPTPDKPQVVLRAPDDPDHVSSFMNLRVADIHACYEAWRAKGAEFLTPPIDRKAELRCYMRDPDGYLIEVGQATGMLHGVYADLNPKGR encoded by the coding sequence ATGGACGACGATCGAGGAGACCTGCCCGCTCCCGCCGAGGGGTTCGTTCTCACCCACTTCCTGACCGTGCGCGACGTGGCGCGGTCGAGGAGGTTCTACAGCGAGGTCCTCGGGGGAAAGGTGGTGCTCGACGAGAACCCCTGCATCGTCAAGCTCGCAAATGGCTGGATCATCATGAATCCCGGCGGAGGTCCCACTCCGGACAAGCCGCAGGTGGTGCTCCGGGCTCCGGATGATCCCGACCACGTGTCGAGCTTCATGAACCTCCGCGTGGCGGACATCCACGCCTGTTACGAGGCCTGGCGCGCCAAGGGCGCCGAGTTCCTGACTCCTCCCATCGATCGCAAAGCCGAGCTGCGCTGCTACATGCGCGACCCCGACGGCTATCTGATCGAGGTGGGCCAGGCCACTGGGATGCTCCACGGCGTCTATGCGGACTTGAACCCGAAGGGGAGGTAG
- a CDS encoding DoxX family protein — protein MKKLRYWIPTGLLAAMIFISGLANVTHQPIPMQAAAHLGYPAYIATELGIWKLLAAVTFVFGARWPRLKEWAFAGVFFNLSGALVAHAASGDALAESAPAGVLLLLTGIAYVAHRRFHADGSSRDSPSRG, from the coding sequence ATGAAGAAACTCCGATACTGGATTCCGACGGGCCTGCTCGCCGCGATGATCTTCATCTCGGGCCTCGCCAACGTCACCCATCAGCCGATCCCGATGCAGGCAGCAGCGCACCTCGGTTACCCCGCGTACATCGCGACCGAGCTGGGCATCTGGAAGCTCCTCGCCGCCGTCACGTTCGTCTTCGGCGCGCGATGGCCACGCCTGAAGGAGTGGGCCTTCGCGGGTGTGTTCTTCAATTTGAGCGGCGCGCTCGTCGCGCACGCCGCCTCGGGGGACGCCCTCGCCGAGAGCGCACCGGCGGGCGTGCTCCTGCTGCTGACCGGCATCGCCTACGTCGCGCACCGACGCTTTCACGCCGACGGCAGCTCGCGCGACAGCCCTTCACGCGGCTGA
- a CDS encoding AraC family transcriptional regulator, translating to MSRKPKKLAEAPSPMELQDPRGDVVADVLGASLLRHALYKPLEAHAPWGIRLPTRSRASFYLVTCGSARIEVEGERAHVLSPGEVAFVPHGTPHLLRDSADTVAGAVCDGPPTSNLTPRRIGGSGAITNLVAGFFEIRSGHEPPLLQKMPNLVVLSSSDPTSGPSIAALVQLVLAESVAPKPASSVVLQRLADVLFVLALRSVRASGQCKAPGIPALTDPRIYEALNLMHAQIAEPWTVVALAKRVNMSRSGFAARFTELVGESPLQYLARWRVTRAAELLRDGDDGIEAVANLVGYESLPAFSRAFKRWQGESPATFRRALEQQGLRRK from the coding sequence ATGTCTCGAAAGCCAAAGAAGTTAGCCGAAGCTCCATCTCCGATGGAGCTCCAGGACCCGCGCGGCGACGTCGTCGCGGACGTGCTCGGCGCTTCGCTCCTCCGCCACGCGCTCTACAAGCCGCTCGAGGCGCACGCGCCGTGGGGCATTCGCTTGCCGACGCGATCTCGCGCGAGCTTCTATCTCGTCACGTGTGGCAGCGCGCGCATCGAGGTCGAGGGCGAGCGCGCTCATGTGCTCTCGCCGGGGGAGGTCGCATTCGTTCCGCACGGCACGCCCCACCTGCTGCGCGACTCGGCCGACACGGTCGCCGGGGCCGTGTGCGATGGTCCGCCGACTTCGAACCTCACGCCTCGGCGCATCGGTGGGAGCGGTGCAATCACGAACCTCGTCGCGGGCTTCTTCGAGATTCGCAGCGGGCATGAACCGCCGCTCCTTCAGAAGATGCCGAACCTCGTCGTGCTGTCGTCGAGCGATCCGACGTCGGGCCCGTCGATCGCGGCGCTGGTGCAGCTCGTCCTCGCCGAGAGTGTCGCACCGAAGCCCGCGAGCAGTGTCGTGCTCCAGCGCCTAGCCGACGTGCTCTTCGTCCTCGCGCTTCGATCGGTGCGCGCCTCGGGCCAGTGCAAGGCCCCCGGCATTCCTGCGCTCACCGATCCGCGCATCTACGAGGCATTGAACCTGATGCACGCTCAGATCGCCGAGCCGTGGACCGTGGTGGCGCTCGCGAAGCGGGTGAACATGTCTCGCTCGGGCTTCGCGGCGCGCTTCACCGAGCTCGTCGGCGAGTCGCCCCTCCAATATCTCGCGCGCTGGCGCGTCACACGCGCGGCCGAGCTGCTTCGCGACGGCGACGACGGGATCGAGGCGGTCGCAAACCTCGTCGGCTACGAGAGCCTCCCCGCGTTCAGTCGCGCCTTCAAACGTTGGCAGGGCGAGAGCCCCGCGACCTTCCGCCGCGCGCTCGAACAGCAGGGCCTGCGTCGGAAGTGA
- a CDS encoding alpha/beta hydrolase, giving the protein MKEETIASADGTEIFVRSWQPPGAPRAVLAVVHGFKSHSGLYDWAGPRLAETGLAVYALDLRGHGKSGGERLYAEKMSELTDDVDALVKLARSRHPGLAVFVLGHSAGGVISCMYVLEHQKELAGFICESFAHEVPAPDFVLAVLKGLSHITPHAHVLKLEDEGYSRDAKFVERIKNDPLIPKIAYPALTVAEMVRADERLKQGDFANITLPVLILHGTADRVTLPRGSERFQEMGGSADKTLKLYPDHFHDLLNDFGREGVLTDITQWIGARIPR; this is encoded by the coding sequence ATGAAGGAAGAGACGATCGCGAGCGCAGACGGCACCGAGATCTTCGTGCGGTCGTGGCAGCCGCCGGGCGCGCCGCGCGCGGTGCTGGCGGTGGTGCACGGGTTCAAGTCGCACAGCGGGCTCTACGACTGGGCCGGTCCACGGCTCGCCGAGACCGGGCTCGCGGTGTACGCGCTCGATCTGCGCGGGCACGGCAAGTCGGGCGGCGAGCGGCTCTACGCCGAGAAGATGTCGGAGCTCACCGACGACGTGGACGCGCTCGTGAAGCTCGCGCGCTCGCGCCACCCGGGGCTCGCGGTGTTCGTGCTCGGACACAGCGCGGGCGGCGTCATCTCGTGCATGTACGTGCTCGAGCACCAGAAGGAGCTCGCCGGGTTCATCTGCGAGAGCTTCGCGCACGAGGTGCCCGCGCCCGACTTCGTGCTCGCGGTGCTCAAGGGGCTCAGCCACATCACGCCCCACGCGCACGTGCTGAAGCTCGAGGACGAGGGCTACTCGCGCGATGCGAAGTTCGTGGAGCGGATCAAGAACGACCCGCTGATCCCGAAGATCGCGTACCCCGCGCTCACCGTGGCCGAGATGGTGCGCGCCGACGAGCGCCTCAAGCAGGGCGACTTCGCGAACATCACGCTGCCGGTGCTCATCCTCCACGGCACCGCGGATCGCGTGACGCTGCCCCGCGGGAGCGAGCGCTTCCAGGAGATGGGCGGCTCGGCGGACAAGACGCTGAAGCTCTATCCCGATCACTTCCACGACCTGCTCAACGACTTCGGCCGCGAGGGCGTCCTCACCGACATCACGCAGTGGATCGGAGCGCGCATCCCGCGCTGA
- a CDS encoding MBL fold metallo-hydrolase: MDLTYLGTATLALRAGSTTLLTDPVFDPVGSKYDFGLWFTPRSWFSSEKLYASPVPPRGPFDAVLLSHDHHADNLDQAGRDLVADEAKVSRVLTTVPSARRLARPRGTDDAPGKGLGLGGRAQGLRPGVSTRVGEVTITATPARHGPSYAPQAHQVTGFLIDVDHGPRIWISGDTVMFPALESELRRIGRERPVDVAVVHCGAVGFPRALGFSHARFTFDAAEAITACELVGARTVVPVHRAGWAHFREPEPTLRAAFDTTPLADRTRWLEVGGTLPF, encoded by the coding sequence ATGGACCTCACGTACCTCGGCACCGCGACGCTCGCGCTGCGCGCGGGCAGCACGACGCTGCTCACCGATCCCGTGTTCGATCCCGTGGGATCGAAGTACGACTTCGGGCTCTGGTTCACGCCGCGCTCGTGGTTCTCGTCGGAGAAGCTCTACGCGTCGCCGGTGCCGCCGCGCGGGCCCTTCGACGCGGTGCTGCTCAGCCACGATCACCACGCCGACAACCTCGATCAGGCGGGGCGCGATCTCGTGGCCGACGAGGCGAAGGTCTCCCGAGTGCTCACGACGGTGCCGAGCGCGCGGCGGCTCGCGCGACCGCGCGGAACGGACGACGCGCCGGGCAAGGGCCTCGGCCTCGGAGGACGCGCGCAGGGGCTGCGTCCCGGCGTCAGCACGCGCGTCGGTGAGGTGACGATCACCGCGACTCCGGCGCGACACGGGCCCTCGTACGCGCCGCAGGCGCATCAGGTGACGGGCTTCTTGATCGACGTCGATCACGGGCCGCGCATCTGGATCTCCGGAGACACCGTGATGTTCCCGGCGCTCGAGAGCGAGCTGCGGCGCATCGGGCGCGAGCGACCGGTCGACGTCGCGGTGGTGCACTGCGGCGCGGTCGGGTTCCCGCGTGCGCTCGGGTTCTCGCACGCGCGCTTCACCTTCGACGCCGCCGAGGCGATCACGGCGTGCGAGCTCGTCGGCGCGCGCACGGTGGTGCCGGTGCATCGCGCGGGCTGGGCGCACTTCCGCGAGCCCGAGCCCACACTGCGCGCGGCGTTCGACACGACCCCACTGGCGGATCGGACGCGCTGGCTCGAAGTCGGCGGCACCCTCCCCTTCTGA
- a CDS encoding acetyl-CoA C-acyltransferase, which produces MKNKTIFLAAGLRTPFTRVDGGLAGRDAITMSAPVMQAMAAKVSGRIDVAAWGTVIPNLGWSNLAREAWLEAKLDPTVPTFSVVMQCSTSMVAAFNVAGVVAHGGAELGMAGGVESMSHVQMGLTPRLSDSFRKIARARNWKVRSAAIGEVKPRDVRIQVQAIANRATGKSMGQHSDETAYEWKIARADQDALALEGHRRAVAAQKRGFFDDLIVGVDGVTKDAFPRAETSLEALAKLPPAFDRERGTATAGNSSPLTDGAAGVWVASEEGLARLPASTPRARLVDYELAAIDLYHEGLLMAPAYAIPRLLARNGLRYDDIALWEIHEAFSAQILYQLAALDSPAFLKEKAHVEANLGKVPRDRLNPNGGSVALGHPFGATGARILSQALKELSTMPRGSKAIVSICADGGVGSVALLEV; this is translated from the coding sequence ATGAAGAACAAGACCATCTTCCTCGCCGCGGGGCTCCGCACACCTTTCACGCGCGTCGACGGCGGCCTCGCCGGTCGCGACGCGATCACGATGAGCGCGCCGGTGATGCAGGCGATGGCCGCGAAGGTCAGTGGTCGCATCGACGTCGCGGCGTGGGGCACGGTCATCCCGAACCTCGGCTGGAGCAACCTCGCGCGCGAGGCGTGGCTCGAGGCGAAGCTCGATCCCACGGTGCCGACGTTCTCGGTGGTGATGCAGTGCTCGACCAGCATGGTCGCGGCGTTCAACGTCGCGGGCGTGGTCGCGCACGGCGGCGCCGAGCTCGGGATGGCGGGCGGCGTGGAGAGCATGAGCCACGTGCAGATGGGCCTGACGCCGCGGCTCTCCGACTCGTTCCGCAAGATCGCGCGGGCGCGCAATTGGAAGGTGCGCTCGGCGGCGATCGGCGAGGTGAAGCCGCGCGACGTGCGCATCCAGGTGCAGGCGATCGCGAACCGCGCGACCGGCAAGAGCATGGGGCAGCACTCGGACGAGACCGCGTACGAGTGGAAGATCGCGCGCGCCGATCAGGATGCGCTCGCGCTCGAGGGACATCGCCGCGCGGTCGCCGCGCAGAAGCGCGGGTTCTTCGACGATCTGATCGTGGGCGTCGACGGAGTGACGAAGGACGCGTTCCCGCGCGCCGAGACGTCGCTCGAGGCGCTGGCGAAGCTGCCGCCGGCGTTCGATCGCGAGCGCGGCACCGCGACCGCGGGCAACTCGTCGCCGCTCACCGACGGCGCGGCGGGCGTGTGGGTCGCGAGCGAAGAAGGGCTCGCGCGACTGCCCGCGTCGACGCCGCGCGCGCGCCTCGTCGACTACGAGCTCGCGGCGATCGACCTCTACCACGAGGGGCTGCTGATGGCGCCCGCATATGCGATCCCGCGCCTGCTCGCGCGCAACGGGCTGCGCTACGACGACATCGCGCTCTGGGAGATCCACGAGGCGTTCTCGGCGCAGATCCTCTACCAGCTCGCGGCGCTCGACTCGCCCGCGTTCCTGAAGGAGAAGGCGCACGTCGAGGCAAACCTCGGCAAGGTGCCGCGCGATCGACTCAACCCGAACGGCGGCAGCGTCGCGCTCGGTCATCCGTTCGGCGCGACCGGCGCGCGCATCCTGAGCCAGGCGCTCAAGGAGCTCTCGACGATGCCGCGCGGCTCGAAGGCGATCGTGAGCATCTGCGCCGACGGTGGCGTCGGCAGCGTCGCGCTCCTCGAGGTCTAG
- a CDS encoding PAS domain-containing sensor histidine kinase translates to MSSIEPIDLARASDAVELSRDAVVARSLDGRVLAWNPAAHALYGWPASEAIGRVFAELVETDVEGGIAAIEAALASGGRWEGQVTRRSVRAEARVLLVRAIARRGEILEIAQDVTEHHRQRTALERSERRYRNLFGAMAASFWELDFSKVGAMLRELTASGVRDLREHLTAHPETLRAMMRATRVLDVNDQTLVLFGRGDKDELLASVEPFWPDESNWVFLESLLAAIGGRSSYSQETKLRAIDGRELDVLFTACFPAETVARGKVVVGVVDITARKRAHDALERSEQRYRHLFHHMPLALWQLDARGTVGVFKGARAAGVKDLAESFDRDPDLLRQCLEGMVVREVNQPTMAMLGGREPQDFAGSVARFWKARPDTFRRAMEARYRGEPTFQEETQIDTLDGRVIDVLFAVARPGPASDPTVSLVGIVDISELVRARQQLARLQAEAAHAARVSMVGELTASIAHEVNQPLAAIALNAGAAMRWLGRPDPDLTEVRALLTRVHADAKRAGAVITRIREMVALRAPVRAEIALDAIVDDALLFLGHELRAQHVAVHREPTGARVLADRVLLQQVVVNLIANAVHAMASRPEGSRRITVRTELDDTRARMTIDDEGPGIPEADLDRIFDAFFTTKAQGMGMGLSICRSILELFDGKITATNRASGGASMAVTLPRAPL, encoded by the coding sequence GTGTCGTCGATCGAGCCGATCGATCTCGCGCGCGCGAGCGATGCAGTCGAGCTCTCCCGGGACGCCGTCGTCGCCCGCTCGCTCGACGGTCGCGTGCTCGCATGGAATCCAGCCGCGCACGCGCTCTACGGATGGCCCGCGTCGGAGGCGATCGGGCGCGTGTTCGCCGAGCTCGTCGAGACCGACGTCGAGGGCGGGATCGCGGCGATCGAGGCCGCGCTCGCGTCGGGCGGACGCTGGGAGGGCCAGGTCACGCGGCGCAGCGTGCGGGCCGAGGCGCGCGTGCTCCTGGTGCGTGCGATCGCGCGGCGCGGCGAGATCCTCGAGATCGCGCAGGACGTCACCGAGCACCATCGCCAGCGCACCGCGCTCGAGCGCAGCGAGCGTCGCTATCGGAACCTCTTCGGCGCGATGGCCGCGTCGTTCTGGGAGCTCGACTTCTCCAAGGTCGGCGCGATGCTCCGCGAGCTCACCGCGAGCGGCGTGCGCGATCTGCGCGAGCACCTGACCGCGCACCCCGAGACGCTGCGCGCGATGATGCGCGCCACGCGCGTCCTCGACGTGAACGATCAGACCCTCGTGCTCTTCGGTCGCGGCGACAAGGACGAGCTGCTCGCATCGGTCGAGCCGTTCTGGCCGGACGAGAGCAACTGGGTGTTCCTCGAGAGCCTGCTCGCCGCGATCGGCGGTCGCTCGAGCTACTCCCAGGAGACCAAGCTCCGCGCGATCGACGGGCGCGAGCTCGATGTGCTCTTCACCGCGTGCTTCCCCGCGGAGACCGTCGCGCGCGGCAAGGTCGTCGTCGGCGTCGTCGACATCACCGCGCGCAAGCGCGCGCACGACGCGCTCGAGCGGAGCGAGCAGCGCTACCGCCATCTCTTCCATCACATGCCGCTCGCGCTCTGGCAGCTCGATGCGCGCGGCACCGTCGGAGTCTTCAAGGGGGCGCGCGCCGCGGGCGTGAAGGACCTCGCCGAGAGCTTCGATCGCGATCCCGATCTGCTGCGCCAGTGTCTCGAGGGCATGGTGGTGCGCGAGGTGAACCAGCCGACGATGGCGATGCTCGGCGGGCGCGAGCCCCAGGACTTCGCGGGCTCGGTCGCGCGGTTCTGGAAGGCGCGCCCCGACACGTTCCGCCGCGCGATGGAGGCTCGTTATCGTGGCGAGCCGACGTTCCAGGAAGAGACCCAGATCGACACGCTCGACGGTCGCGTGATCGACGTGCTGTTCGCGGTCGCGCGACCCGGGCCCGCGAGCGATCCCACGGTGAGCCTCGTGGGCATCGTCGACATCTCGGAGCTCGTGCGCGCGCGCCAGCAGCTCGCGCGCCTGCAGGCCGAGGCGGCGCACGCTGCGCGCGTCTCGATGGTCGGCGAGCTCACCGCGTCGATCGCCCACGAGGTGAACCAGCCGCTCGCCGCGATCGCGCTGAACGCCGGCGCCGCGATGCGCTGGCTGGGCCGGCCGGACCCCGATCTCACCGAGGTCCGCGCGCTGCTGACGCGCGTGCACGCCGACGCGAAGCGCGCCGGCGCGGTCATCACGCGCATCCGCGAGATGGTCGCGCTGCGCGCGCCGGTGCGCGCGGAGATCGCGCTCGACGCGATCGTCGACGACGCGCTGCTCTTCCTCGGCCACGAGCTGCGCGCGCAGCACGTGGCCGTGCATCGCGAGCCCACCGGCGCGCGTGTGCTCGCCGATCGCGTGCTCCTCCAGCAAGTCGTCGTGAACCTGATCGCGAACGCGGTGCACGCGATGGCGTCGCGCCCCGAGGGCTCGCGCCGCATCACCGTGCGCACCGAGCTCGACGACACCCGTGCGCGCATGACGATCGACGACGAGGGCCCGGGCATCCCCGAGGCCGATCTCGATCGCATCTTCGACGCGTTCTTCACGACCAAGGCCCAGGGGATGGGCATGGGCCTGTCGATCTGCCGATCGATCCTCGAGCTCTTCGACGGAAAGATCACCGCCACCAACCGCGCCTCGGGTGGCGCGTCGATGGCGGTGACCCTCCCGCGCGCTCCGCTCTAG